Proteins from a genomic interval of Parvivirga hydrogeniphila:
- a CDS encoding glutamate mutase L, which produces MSARRIDALVAEIGSTTTVVSAFDGLSGFPETEPTLLAQGMAPTSVAAGDVGVGLVQARAALEAQTGPLEPGVTLATSSAAGGLRMTVHGLTERMTARAAREAALGAGAVVTLTTAGVLRERDVRAIHEARPALIFLAGGVEGGDTETVLANARALAALPVRPAVIFGGNSAVADEARAALEGAGFRVYVTPNVYPAVDELAVEPARHIIHDAFEEHITRAPGMERVAEFVRGRILPTPGAVLLAAEALAEAVGDLVVVDVGGATTDVHSVTAGSPELAQRATEPQPRAKRTVEGDLGTYVSARTTASLLPEAERPDPLPPPIPGSGAEIAAAAALARVAARTALERHAGRLAHLYTPRGRQTVVRGRDLSACRLVIGTGGGLVRLPGGEDALRGGLAREGDERLLPPADARVALDRDYVFACCGALLAAFDPEAVVALMLASTGLSA; this is translated from the coding sequence GTGAGCGCACGCCGCATAGACGCGCTGGTCGCCGAGATCGGCTCGACCACCACGGTGGTCTCGGCGTTCGATGGCCTTTCGGGCTTCCCGGAAACCGAGCCGACGCTGCTCGCGCAAGGAATGGCGCCCACCAGCGTGGCGGCAGGCGACGTCGGCGTCGGGCTCGTCCAGGCGCGCGCGGCGCTGGAGGCGCAGACGGGCCCGCTCGAACCGGGCGTCACGCTCGCTACCTCGTCTGCTGCGGGCGGGCTGCGTATGACGGTGCACGGGCTTACGGAGCGCATGACGGCTCGTGCGGCGCGCGAGGCGGCCCTCGGGGCCGGCGCCGTCGTCACGCTCACGACGGCGGGCGTCTTGCGCGAGCGCGACGTGCGCGCGATCCACGAAGCGCGGCCCGCACTCATCTTCTTGGCCGGCGGCGTCGAGGGCGGCGACACCGAGACGGTGCTCGCGAACGCGCGGGCGCTCGCCGCGCTCCCCGTACGCCCGGCGGTGATCTTCGGCGGGAACTCTGCCGTCGCCGACGAGGCGCGCGCTGCGCTCGAAGGCGCCGGGTTCCGCGTGTACGTCACGCCGAACGTCTACCCGGCGGTGGACGAGCTCGCCGTCGAGCCCGCTCGCCACATCATCCACGACGCGTTCGAGGAGCACATCACGCGCGCACCGGGCATGGAGCGCGTCGCCGAATTCGTGCGCGGCCGTATCCTGCCGACGCCGGGCGCGGTCCTGCTGGCCGCTGAGGCGCTGGCGGAAGCCGTGGGGGATCTCGTGGTGGTCGACGTCGGCGGCGCGACGACCGACGTGCACTCCGTGACGGCCGGAAGCCCAGAGCTCGCACAGCGCGCCACCGAGCCGCAGCCGCGTGCGAAGCGCACCGTCGAGGGCGATCTCGGCACGTACGTGAGCGCGCGCACCACCGCGTCGCTGTTGCCCGAGGCCGAGCGCCCGGATCCGCTTCCGCCCCCGATTCCGGGAAGCGGAGCCGAAATCGCGGCTGCGGCCGCGCTCGCACGCGTCGCGGCGCGCACGGCCCTGGAGCGGCACGCAGGGCGGCTCGCGCACCTCTACACGCCGCGCGGGCGCCAGACGGTGGTGCGCGGCAGGGACCTTTCGGCGTGCAGGCTCGTCATCGGCACCGGCGGCGGGCTCGTGCGGCTGCCTGGAGGCGAGGACGCGCTCCGGGGCGGGCTCGCGCGCGAGGGCGACGAGCGGCTGCTGCCGCCTGCCGACGCGCGGGTGGCGCTCGATCGCGACTACGTCTTCGCCTGTTGCGGCGCGCTGCTCGCGGCGTTCGACCCCGAGGCGGTCGTCGCGCTCATGCTCGCGAGCACGGGGCTCTCGGCGTAG
- a CDS encoding DUF7670 domain-containing protein, translated as MELLAKVCKTEEMNFERLFARIFVAGGGLFWVAGVLGMDLGYRDKSVFEAAGSAAIPLAITIAALAIGWFYENLAGVLLLAGSIATVVWGIVAGWESGVWFIMMAVLAAPMAIAGVLFLLAARMQKICELKG; from the coding sequence ATGGAGCTGCTGGCGAAAGTCTGCAAGACCGAGGAGATGAACTTCGAGCGGCTGTTCGCGAGGATCTTCGTCGCGGGTGGCGGCCTTTTCTGGGTGGCAGGAGTGCTCGGGATGGACCTCGGCTATCGAGACAAGAGCGTCTTCGAGGCGGCGGGCAGCGCTGCCATCCCGCTCGCGATCACCATCGCCGCTCTTGCCATCGGCTGGTTCTACGAGAACCTCGCTGGCGTGCTGCTGCTGGCCGGTTCTATCGCCACTGTGGTGTGGGGCATCGTCGCAGGCTGGGAGTCCGGCGTTTGGTTCATCATGATGGCCGTCCTTGCAGCGCCCATGGCAATCGCCGGCGTGCTGTTCCTGCTCGCTGCCCGTATGCAGAAGATTTGCGAACTGAAAGGATAA
- a CDS encoding helicase-related protein translates to MGARLEDLTPGTLVSGLLPGSAVTVVHADWHGTSALTLTYRLSDGSVRQQVLYRDDEARLSVDGESPPFSFDADGGLFRLGLEAMRIRLAYLFDPMVAVHASRIEPLPHQIEAVYGTMLPRQPLRFLLADDPGAGKTIMAGLLIRELIIRGDLKRCLIVAPGSLVEQWQDELSDKFDLAFDIVGREMIENSRTGNPFAEWDHVIARLDHLARNEDLQAKLEATEWDLVVVDEAHKMSAHYRGDEITRTKRYRLGQKLGQITRHLLLMTATPHAGSDADFQLFMALLDGDRFAGKPRGDTKTDVSDMMRRLLKENLLTFDGRPLFPERRAYTVQYELSDGEARLYEAVTTYVRTEMSRADRLKESGDSRRGNVVGFALTTLQRRLASSPEAILRSLERRRKRLEEHLAEAEIRKRAIALESFDLTKTAYELSEEDWADIDEELTDAEFERLEEVVVDEVTAAQTVEELKAEIESLKRLEALARDVRRSGTDTKWQRFSELLTADEAMFWPDGSRRKLIVFTEHKDTLEYLADRIQTLLGRPEAVVTIHGGLAREQRRHVQERFTQDKNVCVLVATDAAGEGINLQRAHLLVNYDLPWNPNRIEQRFGRVHRIGQTEVCHMWNLVAKGTREGLVFQRLFEKLERMRAELEGQVYDVLGEVFVEKPLRELIVEAIRYGEQPEVRARLEQVIDEELPEKVRDIVHERALASDVMTVEDVYRVREQMELAEARKLQPHFVASYFKAAFEHLGGRIVHRETGRFEIKRVPQAVRERDRLIGTRTPILARYERVTFDKDLVAVPGKPPAELIAPGHPLLEAVSDLIMQQTRSALKQGAVLVDESDPGEELRLLVTLEHSVHDARQTPSGEPRLVSRRLHFVEIGADGEARDAGYAPHLDYRPADDEERRLVRPLVERSPFTRGVEKRAMDWAIEHLAPQHMAEVRERTVERVERTMQAVRERLVAEIMYWDSRAVELKEMELAGKKSRGGVNSGKARARCEELQARLKRRMEELEQERELASAPPVVHGGALVVPRGLLATLRGEASAEEPDPAVFGMTRAEVERIAVDAVLAAERELGRIPEEQPHGNPGFDVKSREPDTGRLRFIEVKGRVEGASTVTVSKNEIITALNKGDDYVLALVIVCADRTAQVRYVQNPFQGDPTIIFESASVNYELDSLLARSSEPR, encoded by the coding sequence TTGGGGGCTCGTCTGGAAGATCTCACGCCGGGGACCCTGGTGAGCGGCCTGCTGCCGGGGTCTGCTGTCACTGTCGTCCACGCCGACTGGCACGGCACGAGCGCGCTGACGCTGACGTATCGGCTGTCTGATGGGTCGGTGAGGCAGCAGGTCTTGTACCGCGACGACGAAGCGCGTCTGTCGGTGGACGGCGAGAGCCCGCCGTTCTCGTTCGATGCCGACGGCGGGCTGTTCCGCCTTGGGCTTGAGGCGATGCGCATCCGGCTGGCGTACCTCTTCGATCCGATGGTCGCCGTGCACGCATCGCGAATCGAGCCGCTTCCGCACCAGATCGAGGCGGTCTACGGCACGATGCTGCCTCGGCAGCCGCTCCGCTTCCTGCTGGCTGATGACCCGGGCGCTGGCAAGACCATCATGGCAGGCCTGCTCATCCGCGAGCTCATCATCCGCGGCGACCTCAAGCGGTGTCTGATCGTCGCGCCGGGCAGCCTCGTCGAGCAGTGGCAAGACGAGCTCTCGGACAAGTTCGACCTCGCGTTCGACATCGTAGGCCGTGAGATGATCGAGAACTCGCGCACCGGGAACCCGTTCGCCGAATGGGACCACGTGATCGCCCGGCTCGACCACCTTGCTCGCAACGAGGACCTGCAAGCCAAGCTCGAAGCCACCGAGTGGGACCTCGTGGTGGTCGACGAGGCGCACAAGATGTCCGCGCACTACAGAGGCGACGAGATCACGCGCACCAAGCGCTACCGGCTCGGGCAGAAGCTCGGGCAGATAACGCGCCACCTGCTGCTGATGACCGCCACGCCGCACGCGGGGTCCGACGCGGACTTCCAGCTGTTCATGGCGTTGCTGGACGGCGATCGCTTCGCCGGCAAGCCCCGCGGCGACACGAAGACCGACGTCTCGGACATGATGCGTCGCCTTCTCAAGGAGAACCTGCTCACGTTCGATGGCCGGCCGCTGTTCCCTGAGAGGCGCGCGTACACCGTCCAGTACGAGCTCTCGGATGGCGAAGCGCGGCTGTACGAGGCGGTCACCACATACGTGCGCACGGAGATGAGCCGCGCCGATCGCCTGAAGGAGAGTGGAGATTCCAGGCGCGGCAACGTCGTCGGCTTCGCGCTCACCACCTTGCAGCGGCGGCTGGCTTCCTCGCCTGAGGCCATCCTCCGCTCGTTGGAGCGACGCCGAAAGCGGCTCGAGGAGCACCTCGCAGAAGCCGAGATCAGAAAGCGCGCAATCGCGCTGGAATCATTCGACCTCACCAAGACGGCCTACGAGCTCTCCGAGGAGGACTGGGCCGACATCGACGAGGAGCTCACCGACGCCGAATTCGAGCGGCTGGAAGAGGTCGTCGTCGACGAGGTCACCGCGGCGCAGACGGTCGAGGAGCTCAAAGCCGAGATCGAGAGCCTGAAGCGTCTCGAGGCGCTCGCTCGCGATGTGCGCCGCAGCGGCACAGACACGAAGTGGCAGCGCTTCTCCGAGCTTCTGACTGCCGACGAGGCCATGTTCTGGCCGGACGGCAGCCGCCGCAAGCTCATCGTCTTCACCGAGCACAAGGACACGCTCGAGTACCTTGCGGACCGCATCCAGACCCTGCTCGGCCGCCCTGAAGCGGTGGTGACCATCCACGGCGGGCTCGCGCGCGAGCAGCGTCGCCACGTCCAGGAGCGCTTCACGCAGGACAAGAACGTGTGCGTGCTCGTCGCCACCGACGCGGCCGGCGAGGGCATCAACCTGCAGCGAGCGCACCTGCTCGTCAACTACGACCTGCCGTGGAATCCCAACCGCATCGAACAGCGCTTCGGCCGCGTGCATCGCATCGGCCAGACCGAGGTCTGCCACATGTGGAACCTCGTCGCCAAGGGCACCCGTGAGGGCCTGGTGTTCCAGCGCTTGTTCGAGAAGCTCGAACGGATGCGAGCGGAGCTCGAAGGCCAGGTGTACGACGTGCTCGGCGAGGTGTTCGTGGAAAAGCCGTTGCGCGAACTCATCGTCGAGGCCATCCGCTACGGCGAGCAGCCGGAGGTGCGCGCCCGGCTCGAACAGGTCATCGACGAGGAGCTCCCGGAGAAGGTGCGGGATATCGTGCACGAGCGCGCCCTCGCATCGGACGTGATGACCGTGGAGGACGTGTACCGCGTGCGCGAGCAGATGGAGCTGGCGGAGGCGCGCAAGCTGCAGCCTCACTTCGTGGCCTCGTACTTCAAGGCCGCGTTCGAGCATCTCGGCGGGCGCATCGTGCACCGCGAGACGGGCCGCTTCGAGATCAAGCGCGTCCCCCAGGCCGTGCGTGAGCGCGACCGCCTCATCGGCACGCGCACGCCGATCCTCGCCCGATACGAGCGCGTCACGTTCGACAAGGACCTCGTCGCCGTGCCTGGCAAACCGCCGGCTGAGTTGATCGCGCCAGGCCACCCGCTGCTCGAAGCCGTGAGCGACCTCATCATGCAGCAGACGCGCTCAGCGCTCAAGCAAGGCGCGGTGCTCGTCGACGAGAGCGACCCGGGCGAGGAGCTGCGACTCCTGGTGACCCTCGAGCACAGCGTGCACGACGCGCGCCAGACTCCAAGCGGCGAGCCGAGGCTCGTGTCTCGGAGGCTCCACTTCGTGGAGATCGGCGCCGACGGTGAAGCGCGTGACGCTGGGTACGCGCCGCACCTCGACTACCGGCCGGCGGACGACGAGGAGCGCCGGCTCGTGCGGCCGCTCGTCGAGCGGAGCCCGTTCACGCGCGGCGTCGAGAAGCGTGCGATGGACTGGGCGATCGAACACCTAGCGCCGCAGCACATGGCCGAGGTGCGCGAGCGCACCGTCGAACGTGTCGAGCGGACGATGCAGGCCGTTCGAGAACGGCTCGTTGCCGAGATCATGTACTGGGACAGTCGCGCAGTCGAGCTGAAGGAGATGGAGCTTGCAGGCAAGAAGAGCCGCGGCGGCGTGAATTCAGGCAAAGCACGCGCACGGTGCGAAGAGCTCCAGGCGCGCCTGAAGAGGCGTATGGAGGAGCTCGAGCAGGAGCGCGAGCTCGCCTCTGCGCCGCCCGTCGTGCACGGCGGGGCGCTGGTGGTGCCGCGAGGCCTGCTTGCGACGCTGCGCGGCGAGGCGAGCGCCGAGGAGCCCGACCCGGCCGTCTTCGGCATGACGCGTGCGGAAGTCGAGCGCATCGCGGTCGACGCCGTGCTGGCCGCCGAGCGCGAGCTCGGGCGCATCCCCGAGGAACAGCCGCACGGCAATCCAGGCTTCGACGTGAAGTCGCGCGAACCCGACACCGGCCGGCTGCGCTTCATCGAGGTCAAAGGCCGCGTCGAGGGGGCGTCCACCGTGACGGTCTCCAAGAACGAGATCATCACGGCGCTCAACAAAGGGGACGACTACGTGCTCGCGCTCGTCATCGTATGCGCGGATAGAACCGCTCAGGTACGCTACGTGCAGAACCCGTTCCAGGGCGACCCGACCATCATCTTCGAGAGCGCAAGCGTCAACTACGAGCTGGACAGCCTGCTCGCTCGCTCGAGCGAGCCGAGGTAG
- a CDS encoding pre-peptidase C-terminal domain-containing protein, producing MAGSWRKSAALVAAIALMAALAAPSMSVAATAAKHAPAKGLAPTTAVFAPDAYEPDDTTATAHVYNPATDGNSWTSMRTVHGSGSTIEDPADYVAISVAETGTPIWAETEYVAGYYDSYLYLYDADGNELASDDDHDYWSDTYSSCLYYVAPAPGTYYLAAEPIDTSYYPYSYKLHITVGDARRIYGADRFATAVAASKLQWDNTTNPGTAPVMGRARSS from the coding sequence ATGGCAGGTTCATGGCGGAAGTCGGCCGCGCTCGTCGCGGCCATCGCGCTTATGGCGGCGCTTGCGGCGCCGAGCATGAGCGTCGCAGCGACGGCTGCGAAGCACGCGCCGGCAAAGGGCCTCGCGCCGACGACGGCGGTGTTCGCTCCGGACGCTTACGAGCCGGACGACACGACCGCCACAGCGCACGTGTACAACCCGGCGACGGACGGCAACTCGTGGACGAGCATGCGGACAGTGCACGGCTCAGGTTCGACGATCGAGGATCCGGCTGACTACGTGGCGATCTCTGTCGCCGAGACAGGCACCCCGATCTGGGCCGAGACCGAGTACGTCGCAGGGTACTACGATTCGTACCTGTATCTGTACGATGCTGACGGCAATGAGCTCGCCTCCGATGACGACCACGATTACTGGAGCGACACCTACTCGTCGTGCCTGTACTACGTGGCGCCGGCACCGGGCACCTACTACCTGGCGGCAGAGCCCATCGACACGAGCTACTACCCGTACTCGTACAAGCTCCACATCACGGTCGGTGACGCCCGGCGGATTTACGGCGCGGACCGGTTCGCGACGGCAGTCGCTGCGTCCAAGCTCCAGTGGGACAACACGACCAACCCGGGTACGGCCCCGGTCATGGGCCGGGCGCGATCGTCGTAG
- a CDS encoding 1-aminocyclopropane-1-carboxylate deaminase/D-cysteine desulfhydrase produces the protein MGRTGLARVSLASLPTPLEMRPDLARELGIGSLAVKRDDLTSAVYGGNKVRKLEFLLGQAIAEGRTAVVTFGAYGSNHALATAVHARALGLEPHAVLSPQAPGPFARATLLAHAGLGTQLHPVESWEGETEGARVAAMLAERDGVEPLVVPMGGTNARGIAGYVEAAFEVAEQVEAGLAPKPTVVYVAGGTLGTALGLAIGFAALGWPTRVTAVRVTPAEIANLQAARRLAGEAIELFARFDRSFSGLRFEDLALVLREEWFEPGYGVVTPETLEAVRVGGRHGLKLETTYTGKAFAAMAADAAQGALRDESVLFVDTYSLAPPPDPGPKDALPPVLRAYVDECERQFGA, from the coding sequence GTGGGTAGGACAGGGCTTGCGAGGGTCTCGCTCGCGTCGCTTCCGACGCCGCTCGAGATGCGGCCGGACCTCGCGCGCGAACTCGGCATCGGCAGCCTGGCGGTGAAGCGGGACGACCTCACGAGCGCGGTGTACGGCGGCAACAAGGTCCGCAAGCTGGAGTTCCTGCTCGGGCAAGCGATCGCCGAGGGGCGCACGGCCGTGGTGACCTTCGGGGCGTACGGCTCGAACCACGCGCTCGCCACGGCCGTCCACGCGCGAGCGCTCGGCCTGGAGCCGCACGCGGTGCTCTCGCCGCAGGCGCCGGGCCCGTTCGCGCGCGCGACGCTCTTGGCGCACGCCGGCCTCGGGACGCAGCTGCACCCGGTGGAGAGCTGGGAGGGCGAGACGGAAGGCGCGCGGGTGGCCGCGATGCTGGCGGAGCGCGACGGCGTCGAGCCGCTCGTCGTCCCGATGGGCGGCACCAACGCGCGCGGCATCGCCGGCTACGTGGAGGCGGCGTTCGAGGTGGCCGAGCAGGTAGAAGCGGGCCTCGCGCCGAAGCCGACCGTCGTCTACGTCGCGGGCGGGACGCTTGGCACCGCGCTCGGGCTTGCCATCGGCTTCGCGGCGCTCGGCTGGCCGACGCGCGTCACGGCGGTGCGCGTCACCCCCGCTGAGATCGCGAACCTGCAGGCGGCCCGCCGGCTCGCCGGCGAGGCCATCGAGCTTTTCGCCCGCTTCGATAGGAGCTTCTCGGGGCTGCGGTTCGAGGACCTCGCGCTCGTGCTGCGCGAGGAGTGGTTCGAGCCGGGCTACGGCGTCGTCACGCCCGAGACGCTGGAGGCGGTGCGCGTGGGCGGCCGCCACGGCCTCAAGCTCGAGACGACCTACACCGGCAAGGCGTTCGCGGCGATGGCGGCGGATGCGGCCCAAGGAGCGCTGCGCGACGAGAGCGTGCTGTTCGTCGACACCTACAGCCTCGCGCCGCCGCCCGACCCGGGCCCGAAAGACGCGCTGCCGCCGGTGCTGCGCGCCTACGTCGACGAGTGCGAGCGGCAGTTCGGCGCTTAG
- a CDS encoding alanine/ornithine racemase family PLP-dependent enzyme, producing the protein MVGRATVTVDLDAIRANAERVVAALGGRQVVGVTKVTCGDPDVARAMLDGGCTAIGDSRLENLERLREAGVRAPLWLLRSAVPAAADEVVRLADVSLESEVATLAALDAAARRASRRHAVVAMVDLGDLREGMMPGALPAFVEAARSLEAVDVVGIGTSLTCFGGVVPDSDNLGRLVELVRETEQMLGRRLMVSGGMSSSLDALIAGELPDRVDNLRIGESIILGVSTVTRTPVLGLRTDAITLEVPVIEVARKPSLPQGRIAQDAFGHTPAFSDRGERLRAICAIGRQDVVPEGLTPLDEGVEVLGASSDHLVCDAEEMRVPPRVGDALRFRPGYAAMLALFTSPYVEKVRKKPRETV; encoded by the coding sequence ATGGTTGGGCGAGCCACGGTGACGGTCGACCTGGACGCGATCCGCGCGAACGCCGAACGCGTCGTGGCGGCGCTCGGTGGACGGCAGGTGGTGGGTGTCACGAAGGTCACCTGCGGAGACCCAGACGTCGCTCGCGCCATGCTCGACGGCGGCTGCACGGCGATCGGCGACTCGCGGCTGGAGAACCTCGAACGGTTGCGGGAAGCAGGCGTTCGCGCGCCGCTGTGGCTGCTGCGCTCGGCGGTGCCCGCCGCCGCTGACGAGGTCGTCCGGCTGGCGGACGTCTCCTTGGAATCGGAGGTAGCCACGCTCGCGGCGCTCGACGCCGCGGCACGGCGAGCGAGCCGCCGGCACGCGGTCGTGGCGATGGTCGACCTCGGCGACTTGCGGGAAGGCATGATGCCGGGCGCGCTGCCTGCGTTCGTCGAGGCGGCACGTTCGCTCGAGGCGGTCGACGTCGTCGGAATCGGCACGAGCCTCACCTGCTTCGGCGGCGTGGTGCCGGACTCCGACAACCTGGGCCGCCTGGTCGAGCTCGTGCGCGAGACGGAGCAGATGCTCGGGCGCCGTCTCATGGTGAGCGGCGGGATGTCCTCGTCGCTCGACGCGCTCATCGCAGGCGAGCTGCCGGACCGCGTCGACAACCTCCGTATCGGGGAAAGCATCATCCTCGGCGTCAGCACCGTCACGCGCACGCCCGTCCTTGGCTTGCGCACCGACGCGATCACGCTGGAGGTGCCCGTCATCGAGGTCGCGCGCAAGCCGAGCCTCCCGCAGGGCCGCATCGCCCAAGACGCGTTCGGACACACCCCCGCGTTCTCGGACCGCGGTGAGCGGCTGCGTGCGATCTGTGCCATCGGCCGGCAAGATGTCGTCCCAGAAGGGCTCACGCCCTTGGACGAGGGCGTGGAGGTCCTCGGGGCGTCGAGCGACCACCTCGTGTGCGACGCCGAGGAGATGCGCGTGCCGCCACGCGTCGGAGACGCGCTCCGCTTCCGTCCCGGCTACGCTGCGATGCTCGCATTGTTCACCTCGCCGTACGTCGAAAAGGTGCGCAAGAAACCGCGCGAGACTGTCTGA
- a CDS encoding DUF2779 domain-containing protein, with amino-acid sequence MLSEAPLSKSRYLRWLQCPLRLYLDVHHRELATPPAASVQARFDVGHRVGALARARYPGGVLVEQGPHQHAEAVARTADLIRSGTRDIFEAAFTYDRVKIRADVLHALDGGGFELVEVKSTSRYDPAKHLPDVGIQAYVTLGAGLDVRRVTLMHLDTTYVWPGGPYDPERILAATDVTAEAFDYARSMAPHVAEMIAILEAAEPPSVQPSDSICRRPYECEFYAYCTRGIEPPDGLDVEPTVDAATAQRLEELRFPLLFVDFETVNPALPLFPGTSPFQVVKVQWSVHRLEADGALTHDEWLVASAETDPQPEFLSTLLDALGTSGTFVHYSPYELTQLVDLAARLPDMRDQLLATLPGLYDKVAQRLADRGEELPPRPDTGGGLASFDLGREAVARGVSHPALAGTWSIKAALPILAPSLPPYSSLAVTDGDAAMLATAEMLDPETPPERRAELRKALLRYCEQDTLAMVEIYRRMVSRASW; translated from the coding sequence ATGCTGAGCGAAGCGCCGCTTTCCAAGAGCCGATACCTGCGGTGGCTCCAGTGTCCGCTCAGGCTCTACCTGGACGTGCACCACCGCGAGCTGGCCACGCCGCCTGCCGCATCCGTCCAGGCACGCTTCGACGTCGGCCACCGCGTCGGGGCGCTCGCGCGCGCCCGGTACCCGGGCGGCGTGCTCGTCGAGCAGGGGCCCCACCAGCACGCTGAGGCCGTGGCACGGACGGCGGATCTCATCCGCTCGGGCACGCGCGACATCTTCGAAGCGGCGTTCACGTACGACCGCGTGAAGATCAGAGCGGACGTGCTGCACGCGCTTGACGGTGGCGGCTTCGAGCTCGTCGAGGTGAAGTCGACGAGCCGCTACGACCCGGCGAAGCACCTTCCGGACGTCGGCATCCAGGCCTACGTCACACTGGGCGCCGGGCTCGATGTCCGCCGGGTGACGCTCATGCACCTCGACACCACCTACGTGTGGCCCGGAGGGCCGTACGACCCCGAGCGGATCCTCGCCGCCACGGACGTCACGGCCGAGGCGTTCGACTACGCGCGAAGCATGGCGCCGCACGTGGCTGAGATGATCGCGATCCTCGAGGCGGCCGAACCGCCCTCGGTGCAGCCGTCGGACTCGATCTGCCGCAGGCCGTACGAGTGCGAGTTCTACGCCTACTGCACGCGCGGCATCGAGCCGCCCGACGGCCTGGACGTGGAGCCGACCGTGGACGCCGCCACCGCACAGCGGCTCGAGGAGCTGCGCTTCCCGCTCCTGTTCGTCGACTTCGAGACGGTGAACCCGGCGCTGCCGCTGTTCCCGGGCACCAGCCCGTTCCAGGTGGTCAAGGTCCAGTGGTCGGTCCACCGTCTCGAAGCGGACGGCGCGCTCACCCACGACGAGTGGCTGGTTGCGAGCGCCGAGACCGACCCCCAGCCCGAGTTCCTGTCGACGCTTCTCGATGCGCTCGGGACAAGCGGCACCTTCGTGCACTACTCGCCGTACGAGCTCACGCAGCTCGTCGACCTGGCGGCGCGGCTCCCCGACATGCGAGACCAGCTCCTCGCGACCCTACCCGGACTGTACGACAAAGTCGCGCAGCGGCTTGCCGACCGCGGGGAGGAGCTCCCACCGCGTCCCGACACCGGCGGCGGGCTTGCCAGCTTCGACCTCGGCCGCGAGGCGGTCGCCCGCGGCGTGTCGCACCCGGCGCTCGCGGGCACCTGGAGCATCAAGGCCGCGTTGCCGATACTCGCGCCCTCGCTGCCGCCCTACTCGTCGCTCGCCGTCACCGATGGTGACGCGGCGATGCTCGCGACTGCGGAGATGCTCGACCCCGAAACGCCGCCCGAGCGCCGAGCCGAGCTCCGCAAGGCGCTGCTCCGCTACTGCGAGCAGGACACGCTGGCCATGGTGGAGATCTACCGGAGGATGGTCTCCCGCGCGTCATGGTAA
- a CDS encoding cell wall-binding repeat-containing protein → MGQHDQPGYGPGHGPGAIVVANGLNPADALAGGAFAAQMDGVLLLTRPDSLPSVTRNEISRLSESLYWDYDDVKVYILGGTGAVSKAVEDEIAGLKYVTEVERLAGADRYRTAVAIADETVSEASFNNTAFLVNGTAWPDALAASTVAPWDGAPVLMSKATTVPAETLQWLEDNSVTDVVIVGGEGVISAGVEADLTDLGYNVERVAGANRYETAEKLAEYGVDNFGMNPYLATLASGENPPDALVAASIGWWTGAPVLLTPKDSLSPWVETYFDAAGGIGEPYDGTQGIGCYVLGGPGAISASTYGQFRDLWKQYVSD, encoded by the coding sequence GTGGGACAACACGACCAACCCGGGTACGGCCCCGGTCATGGGCCGGGCGCGATCGTCGTAGCGAACGGCCTGAATCCGGCTGACGCCCTTGCCGGCGGCGCGTTCGCGGCACAGATGGACGGCGTGCTGCTGCTCACGAGGCCGGATTCGCTCCCGAGCGTCACGCGCAACGAGATCAGCCGGCTTTCGGAGTCCTTGTACTGGGACTACGACGACGTGAAGGTCTACATCCTCGGAGGGACGGGCGCAGTCAGCAAGGCCGTCGAGGACGAGATCGCGGGTCTTAAGTACGTGACAGAAGTCGAACGGCTTGCCGGAGCCGACAGGTACCGCACGGCGGTCGCGATCGCTGACGAAACGGTGTCTGAAGCGTCGTTCAACAACACAGCGTTCCTCGTGAACGGGACTGCGTGGCCGGACGCGCTCGCGGCATCGACTGTCGCACCGTGGGATGGGGCGCCGGTGCTGATGAGCAAGGCGACCACCGTGCCTGCAGAGACGCTGCAGTGGCTTGAGGACAACAGCGTCACAGACGTCGTCATCGTCGGCGGCGAGGGCGTCATCAGCGCCGGTGTGGAGGCCGACCTCACGGACCTCGGATACAACGTCGAGCGTGTCGCCGGTGCGAACCGGTACGAGACCGCGGAGAAGCTCGCTGAGTACGGCGTGGACAACTTCGGGATGAATCCGTACCTCGCGACGCTGGCCAGCGGCGAGAACCCGCCGGACGCTCTCGTGGCGGCCTCGATCGGCTGGTGGACCGGAGCGCCCGTGCTCTTGACCCCGAAAGACTCGCTCTCGCCGTGGGTCGAGACGTACTTCGACGCAGCGGGCGGGATCGGCGAACCCTACGATGGCACGCAGGGTATCGGCTGCTACGTGCTCGGCGGCCCCGGTGCGATCAGTGCATCCACGTACGGACAGTTCAGAGATTTGTGGAAGCAGTACGTGTCTGACTAG